The DNA segment aaagAATGGAAAAAGTTCTGTTGACATATCCTAAAGTTGATCCGCTGAAATGTACAAtgcttttgttaaatatataaacaataaaaaaaaatatatatatataatatatgaataacAAATATACAAAGTGTTTCTGCTTTTactatcttaatatttttaagtaatgcATACATAAAGCTATACAAGGAAATTTTTCTGCGTGTCGTTAAATGCGTTCGGTAAAATcactttatttttgtatatacacAAATAAAGCACGAActgacaatatataaaataagtatagaGAGCATATAATCGGCACGTTAATTTTTTCCCTTAAGTTTGGAATAAACAGAGGATTGGAGGGGTTCTCGCTTCCTAGTAGGATTACCAGACGCATCACTCCGATGTTTTTGCTTCTCCATAACAAAGTATATACTCAACTAGAAGACAAAATCGTCAAATTAatcgaaaaagaaatataatatcatttatatcGTTTGTCTTCGTTTCAATGTTGCGCGCTTCACGGACATATAGTACATTCTGCAATACGCGcgacttatataattataaaacatgtttatatatatatacatacagaggtgcatatttgaaatattacaaactTCGCAAAAGCGTATCGCACGCATATTAAAACTGCAGtcaatttctttgtaaaaatttaattattccctccatctttctttttcgctttacaattttttaaatttagattttctcGATTATTGAAGCGTCATTTTATAAGATTCTATCGAACCAAAGAGCACTCCAGATTAAATTCAGAATGAGATTTTATTTCCACTCTTGAGATCGCCTTCATTCCCTTAAAAATCGATATCTCACGCAGAGAAGAAATCGGCTTGAAACAAATCGGGGGAAATACGACCGCAAAGTTTATACAAGCGTCTCTGATACACCGGCACTGTATATAAATCTTCGAGATTGATTCTGTACTACTTCCTTGATTATTACACTAACTACTTTGATCGCGCGCGGTATATAAATATCACAGTTTACAAAACTGGCGACACTGCGATTTGCTCGTGTCCTCTTTTGCTAAATTATACggtatcaataattaatataatatttatataaaatatgtgctTTGTCAGAATCGATCGTTTTATCATTTTGAGATTGTCGATTCCAACTCACCGCGAGGTGTTTTACGGAGGGACGATCGCGGAATTTTTTTACGGCGCTTATTGGCCTTTAAaagggatatatatatatgactgAAAAGTTTCTTATCTCCACTTAAAAGTCTCTGTAAAAAGAATATCGAAAAACGTTGGATGGATTTTCGGCAGTGGTAATTTGCAAATTCTTGTCGCACAAGATTGTCTGTAAAATGTTCTCAAggaatcttgtttttttttcgcatCTTCGAAGGGACCAGTTATTCGTCCGTTATGcgatataaaaaagttacatcTTAAGTTAATTACTTTGTATGTAAATGTGGCCGTGTATAAAAAGATAGTATACAAAAATATGCTCCTGCGTAGCGCGATAGCGTGGTCTTTCCAGGATTGATGATATGGACCTAAGTCACACGTTCTTTGTAAGAGAAGATTAAATgtcaatacaattttatctcACTTTCAGGTACtccgagataaaaaaataagagtaTAAAGtgtacagtaaaaaaaaatgttttctcgtAATATCGTATCTTAACATTGTATATAATTCGACGTCGATTATTTCGTACAATATATCCTTTTCAAAAACGTGTGGTTTCGCGACTTAGTTCGATATCATTCTTAGAGCTTCCTTCGAACTGCAATCTCTCCATCGGAAGGCGCGGCGACGAAGTCGATTCCATGGGTACGAATGTGCCGCAGGCATTCCTTTGAAATTCCAATCGATATATATACGAACGGTCTTCCATCCCCTGTGTTCGCCGATCCGTCGACGTCCGCGCTTTAAAAATCCGATTGACTTTCCGGTATTCGTATTTCGCACGCGAAATTCCGATGTGAGGTACAAAATGCTCCCTGCACATCGTCAGCTCGAAAGACACATGCGGTATAATCTGAAAGcataaaaaaagggaaaatcaTGACAGCAGCTGCTCTCTAATTTTCAAACGCTTGTAAAcgcactaaaaatttagttatttaaaaaaaatgtatacaagctatataaaattttgttaaattgaacgttaaaattatatatttatatacttttttcatataatttcattatattaaattatatatatgtaaaattatacatatgttaaattaatgttaaacaatattatacatCTTTATTATAAGTATCTCTTTGAGTTTCTTTTCTGACGACGTtactctttaaaaattaatgaatccAAGAGCGATAAATAATTACCTcgtttttatacgtttattatcCTCATGATAAAGCTCACAACGACCATGACAAATATTGATGTGATTTCTCCTGTGGCGACGGTAGCGGAAGCCGAGACGATCTTTGACTTCCTGGGCAGGTTGGTCTCGATATCGTTGGTCTCCACTTCCGGCGGCGGACAGCCCATCCAGACTGGCGCCGACAATTTCTGTTTCTCGTGCATCACCCTCATCCTAAGATCGTCAAATTCCCAGAAACCCTTGCCTTTGAAGAAGTACGTCTTGCCTGtcgaaagaaagaaagggaaaaattacgataaaaagtcaacagataaaataattacacacACATAAGTGAATTATTAAGCCGTTAAAAAAATCAGGAATTGAAATCaaagttgaataaaatatcataaaatgatGTTATCCTCAATAGGAAAATGTATTGCATTTgtcgttataaattaaaatataacagaattattttgaatgtgataaatacttaaacaactttatttttataataacacgATCTTTTGCGATAAAATCGGTTTTCGAAAATTACCATTTTTCCATTGAAAAACGGCATCAATGTCATTCCCAACGCCGGCGAACATGCTCATGTCCCTGGGATAATCGAGTTCCACGTAATTAACAGATTCGTCGAACCTGCGGACAGAGGATTAAATCggagaattaaattttattaatggatTAAAAGGGAATAGGACCCAAATGTAAAATggattataaatgtataaatttcattaaacgtCCAAAGATCAAACGTTTCGATCtggattaatattatttttatttttaatgaaattttattttaaattttaggcAACAATTAGACGCTGAAAGTCTACGATTACAATGGGTTTTATAACAAGCTAGAGAATACGAATCTATGATTTAAAAAGTGACGCATCAATCACCTCCAGTACATAGAACCGCTGAAGAAGTAAGTTCTGCCGTTGTGGCCCCACACCATGGCGCCGTCAATCTTCTCTAGGTCAATCTTCTCTAGGGACTCTGGCAATCCCAGGTATGTAAGTGGTTTCGGATAACCCGGCTCCAGATTGTTGGCGTCGAAGACGTAATACTCACGACCGATGAAGAAGACTATCTTCTTATCCGGTCGCTCGTATACAGCGTCCACGTGATCGATGTCCGGTGGTAGATTGAACAACCTGGTGATCTCCGCCGGATATCCCTCATAAATCCCTTGATCGCCTATTCGCCACAGATACTGCAATGCGGAACCAAAGAGGATTCCTCAGTCTACAGATTCtaatttcgttatttattacattaaattataaaaatacaaaatacataataattattttaatacacgcacgtaatatctttttattttaataaatataaatacatatataacgattaaaaatatatcgcgAGTTATCTTTTAGTTCGAgaatgaaaaagataaaagcaTAAAATACATTCTTTTGTCTTTGGAAAATACCGAAACTCCTCTCCCTTGCGGTAAAGCAAAATAATGGTGTCTAAAAGGCTCATTATCATACCGTTCTGTGCGAGATACAGCGAAAAGTTCTTTTCACAATTCCTTGTTACCTTCTATTTTCATCCTATATTTGATATTGCTACTTACTCGTCCTTTGAAGACGAAGACCTCTCTGCGGATAATGCTGATGGCGTCGTAGCTCGTGTCGCATTTGTTGGGCACGTCGTCCCGCTGTGGCGGGGTCCATCGATGTCTTATCCTCGGCGTAGGCctcatcgtcgttgtcgttgtcgtcgtcgtcgtcgtcgaccaCGACGTCGTGTGATGCCGATGAGGCTTATGCGGTCGATAGTCAGGTTTCTGCGGGTAACGACCCGGTTGTCGAGGTCTGCCTTCGTCTGGATAATGATTAGGCCTGGTGGGCCTAGGCCTCCAAGGCCTGTACGTCGTtgtcgtagtcgtcgtcgtcgttgttgccgTCGGGGGTAGCGGTGGACCTCCTGGTATATTGCCCCACAGTTTGTCTTCAGGAGCCCCTGAGAAACAATCATTTTGTTCCTTTCATCTCTAATTTCTAGCTCGTACAGGCTTTTTAGAAATCAAAATTCGAAAGCGCGAAGAAATAAATTCTCTCTTAAAATAGTCGGTAATTAAAAACgtgattaatttattcaaaaacaaatttatttaaatttcttttctataacGATAGTGTATCAGGACACGCGAGTGAAAGCTGActaaagaaaatcataaatatgcaattataaattttaattttaagtttaattaagcatattgtattgtataaaaatacaatgtttAAAGATTAAAGTCGAAATACCGCGACGCAAAGcttctattaattatatttttatattttatataataaacaataaaaactgTTCTCAAGTAAATATGATGTTAGAATTGTCAATATAATAATGTGACGTGTGTCGAcggtacactgagaaaaaattatagtggcggcaactataaggggacaaccataccaatttagttaatagaattataatttataattaagcaaactatattatagttactgcaactaagttagtgattaagaaaactaataaaaaatagttgtaattaatatattagatagtatattgcaactattttttattagttctcttaatcaCTAGCTTAGTTgcagtaactataatatagttcgctcaacgataaattataattctattaactaaaTTGGTATGGTTGTCCCCTTATAGCTGccgccactacaattttttctctctgtgtaaaattataatgcGACATCTAAGAATCACCGTAATATGACGCAATAATTCTCGTAAGCGTAAAAATATAGCGAGGAAATCGTTTGGTTTTTCAGAGAAACTCTTTAGATACAGATACGACCCGAAAAAGCGATACGTTGCTGACCAACGAACACACCTCTACGTACTCGAGATCGATTCAGGGATGGCGAGCACGCGAGTACGTTAATGCGAGGTAACGTAAAGGAGGCAAGAAAAGCCCGATTTCGTACTCTCGCTCTTTTACACATCCGCGCGCGATGAATTTATCCCATCGCCTTTCACGACGGCGCGGCCCTTCCCACGCGAAAAGAAATTCCGGGGCGTCCGCGGTCGATATCGGATAATTTGTAACGAGTCGTGTTTGCAAAAAAAGCGTAGCCGCTGTAAAAGAAAAGCAAACTCATCGTCCAAACATATTGTACTTGCATAATTTCAGCGCTTCTACACGGCGGAATACTTTAATTGGCAGACGCGCCACCAGCCGCCTCTTTACGCGTATCTCACACTGTTggaaagaatatttataaagatgtgaaaattttaaaatatatataaagagtgttccatacaaattttattttattttttttttttacaaaatgcaTCTGATAACGATTGCCTCAAGCGCGCAAGTTGTCACATGCtcgaaatattcttttaattaagttaaagcgatcaaataaaataattctgcaataacaaattgaatattaaaccGATATGAAAGTGAACGAAACGAGAAATGAGAAGTGCCACCATTTTTCGATGCTCAgcaacatttttatatcaaattttatttaatacatctcTTCAGGTCTATAAACTACGTGCCGATATGGGTTGTCAAAATTGAAATGCAATCGTAAACTGAAGCTAGAAATAcctcaaattaaataaatattaatttaataatgatgctacagacattaaaaaaaaaaaaaatgttgcttcAAGCATCCATTTCTCCCGTGTAAGAATTATCCTGAAGTGCCACATGATTAATTGCCGCGATTTTAATTAGCCTATCGAAACTGTTTGCCTGCTTCGCGGCGGGCGAGTGTTTCTTTTTCCGACAAACCATGCCCGCACGTTTTCGACGAGTATCGGGTCGATCAAATAAATGCGTTTGCAATTCGTCGATGGACTATTGACTCTCACTGATATACGAGCATTATTTTACTTTGCGTGATTGACAATGGAGAGGAGGGAGGAGAAGCAGGACGAGTTAAAATACCTCTCCATGTACAAAAGTTGATTTTGCGCCACAGAATTTCTACTCTCgggaaattgaattttttttcggtATTACATGTACGAACGgcaattgtatatttttatttcgtttccATCGAATCTTAGTTTCCTTTTTGCTCCTTCATTAACGAGCAAGATAAAACTACAATGATTCGTGTAGTCGAGCTTAAATTCGGAATGCCGATGTGATCGTTACTGCATTCCG comes from the Solenopsis invicta isolate M01_SB chromosome 14, UNIL_Sinv_3.0, whole genome shotgun sequence genome and includes:
- the LOC105199222 gene encoding matrix metalloproteinase-2 isoform X2, translated to MKFGYLPQSDFETGNLRTEDQLRDAIKNLQKFGGIPATGEIDEATKKLMRARRCGLPDQPDLKFTKTRHKRFTIHGQQWPYRNLTWSLRSEQPSGLDTGGVRLQLSKALNLWARNSRLTFQEINSDRADILVYFHRGYHGDGYPFDGRGQILAHAFFPGKDRGGDAHFDEEEIWLLEDESNEEGTSLFAVAAHEFGHSLGLAHSSVQGALMYPWYQGLSANYELPEDDRHGIQQMYGAPEDKLWGNIPGGPPLPPTATTTTTTTTTTYRPWRPRPTRPNHYPDEGRPRQPGRYPQKPDYRPHKPHRHHTTSWSTTTTTTTTTTMRPTPRIRHRWTPPQRDDVPNKCDTSYDAISIIRREVFVFKGRYLWRIGDQGIYEGYPAEITRLFNLPPDIDHVDAVYERPDKKIVFFIGREYYVFDANNLEPGYPKPLTYLGLPESLEKIDLEKIDGAMVWGHNGRTYFFSGSMYWRFDESVNYVELDYPRDMSMFAGVGNDIDAVFQWKNGKTYFFKGKGFWEFDDLRMRVMHEKQKLSAPVWMGCPPPEVETNDIETNLPRKSKIVSASATVATGEITSIFVMVVVSFIMRIINV
- the LOC105199222 gene encoding matrix metalloproteinase-2 isoform X1, encoding MCSVVKMIRHIAVAAFLTVLASGAPRSSIIYADDKVQNYLMKFGYLPQSDFETGNLRTEDQLRDAIKNLQKFGGIPATGEIDEATKKLMRARRCGLPDQPDLKFTKTRHKRFTIHGQQWPYRNLTWSLRSEQPSGLDTGGVRLQLSKALNLWARNSRLTFQEINSDRADILVYFHRGYHGDGYPFDGRGQILAHAFFPGKDRGGDAHFDEEEIWLLEDESNEEGTSLFAVAAHEFGHSLGLAHSSVQGALMYPWYQGLSANYELPEDDRHGIQQMYGAPEDKLWGNIPGGPPLPPTATTTTTTTTTTYRPWRPRPTRPNHYPDEGRPRQPGRYPQKPDYRPHKPHRHHTTSWSTTTTTTTTTTMRPTPRIRHRWTPPQRDDVPNKCDTSYDAISIIRREVFVFKGRYLWRIGDQGIYEGYPAEITRLFNLPPDIDHVDAVYERPDKKIVFFIGREYYVFDANNLEPGYPKPLTYLGLPESLEKIDLEKIDGAMVWGHNGRTYFFSGSMYWRFDESVNYVELDYPRDMSMFAGVGNDIDAVFQWKNGKTYFFKGKGFWEFDDLRMRVMHEKQKLSAPVWMGCPPPEVETNDIETNLPRKSKIVSASATVATGEITSIFVMVVVSFIMRIINV